The genomic DNA ACCAGCTTTTATGCTGGTTTTTTTCTTTTTTGCCTTGTATAATGTACCCAAGTTAGAAAGGTAGGGAATATTTTTGAAAAAGACATTTTACCATTATATGATGAAGCATCGTGCAGCTTTATTTAGAAATGAAATTTCAGATTTAGCAGAGGCGATGTATGATGATTTAAGTTTTCCGAAGCAATCTGAAGACTATGATGAAATTAGTTCATACTTAGAGTTGAGCGGAATGCTAGAAAGTATGTCTATATTTGATGAAGCCTGGGATTTATACATACAAGATAGATAAAAACTATTTGAAAACATACAGAATACATTACTTTATTTAAAGTGAAGTATTCTGTATGTTTTTTTAT from Bacillus cereus G9842 includes the following:
- a CDS encoding YozE family protein; this translates as MKKTFYHYMMKHRAALFRNEISDLAEAMYDDLSFPKQSEDYDEISSYLELSGMLESMSIFDEAWDLYIQDR